The genomic interval atcacTCTGGGTCCCTATTTGTAAACTCTAGCTACAAGCCAATAATAACTAGTCctcagtttttcctggtcaggtaaCGAGGGCCGGAAAACTCCTGGCCGTACACCGTTCCCCAAAAGTGAAATAGCATGTTATCATGGTTAACATAAATGGGAGCTGTGTGAGACAGATGTCGGCCAGTCAGAGGAGGAATGTGATGGGTGGATCCTCATCCAAGATCAAAGAGATCACACAACCCATTCTAGATAACCCCATCACCCCTGTCAACCATAAGTCACAGTTCCACACATATCTCTGCAACAAACAAGCTCATAGATGACCACTAACCAGCCAGCAGCTAATACATCTGTTGACTTGGAAGATAAGAGCTAAATGTTGTTAGCATGGGACCTCAGGATGAGGTAAAGCAGAGGggtgggaggcagggagggagggtaggagtAGAAGCTGTCCTAAACcatagatctaggatcagtttaccgCCACCCTCAATCCTAACCATAACCATTCATGGGGATGGGGAAaatctgaccctgtatcagtggttagggGTAACTTCTACTGGGATTTAGGGGGGGTACCTACCTCCTAGCGCAGAGTAAGAAGAAACAGCCagtcacagaacagaacagaaaggtgacaggtCAAAGGGTGTGAGGGAAAACAAGAGGGCACATTTAAAAGACTACCTAATTCAACAGAGACAACAATGACGCAGTAAGGACATAAAAGGAACGACAGAGCAAGGAGCAGCTGACTCACACAGACCATGCttggagcgagagagggggaaacagaagGACGAGACAGTAGTGCAGAAACACAATACGAGACGAAAGAGTTGCTTCGCCAAGTTCGCTACATTTTTCGCATCGCTAACATTTCCATCTGCCCTAAACGTGGCGAATACAGATATAGTATATTTGTATGCATGTTGGTGAACCAAGTACCAAGATATGGATTCTTTGGTCGTCACTCACCTAGTTTCAGTAGCCATCCCTCTCTGTCGGGGTTGAAGAACGTGTGTGTAAGATCGTTGCCATCGTCCTCTGGGATTTTGAAGGGTTCATTTTTGATGCTATCAAATAAATTCTGCAAAACAGAATACAAAAGGTTGAGTAATGGAAGAAACTTTTGCTCTCCatgcacactctctctgtcttacccTGAGTAGTTCCTCTGGCAGGTCTCCTCCCTCGTTGATTCCTCTGTTCATGGAGATGAATCTCTCTACAGGGGGCTTGTCTCTGACGTTGGGGTTGTGCAGGCTGGTGTTCAACATGATGATGGCAAACGACAGCACATAACAGGTGTctgcaggagggagagaagtaatgAATATTTAGTACTGATACACGCCTCAACAGACACACCTCTCTGCCTTTCACTGAGGTTAACCAGGGATACGAGACACTAGAGTCAATTCATGTGTTTTGGGAATACTGTTGTCAATATATCGATCATTTCTGAATATTGATCTAGAAACAATAaacaactttttattttattttcctctgctctcctgcatcCATGACACTCCTGTACTACATTTTGGGATTAACGGAACCTAAAACCCAGAGTCCGTAGAAAGTAGACATTCCATTGTACTCGTGGTATATTCATTTCCTGCTGACACATACCAGCCCATGTCTGTACATAAATAATTATTCTCTGTTTCCCTCTGATGCActcctgtccgtccgtccgtccgtccatccagAGCTACGGAGTGCATTGTCTGTCTCTACCACAGAGGCCCCCACTGAGTGCATTGTCTGTCTCTACCACAGAGGCCCCCACTGAGTGCATTGTCTGTCTCTACCACAGAGGCCCCCACTGAGTGTGTTAGGAGTTGTGGTACAGTACTGTTGTTCTGCTCTGGTTTACTCAGAGCAgagatcccactgggcacacactggttgagtcaacattgtttccaggtcatttcaatgaaatgacatggaaccaacgtggaatagacactgAATTGACTTCTATGCCAAGTTGGATGTGTCTTGTGTGAAGAGAGCACAGATTCGCTGCacagtccctccctctctgggtaGAGCCATGACAGGCATAGAAAATGAACTATAAAGTATGTATTACCTATTGTGGAAATACTAGCCTTACTGTAGCTGTTGTTTTGTAAATAATTCTGGATTGTGTGGGGATAAAACGTTGTCTCATCCGGTCCTACTGTATTTCATCCACCTAAGAGATGCATACATGGCCAGATGTTTTGGTGGCTAACTACTAGTTGTTGATTCCACATGTGAACTTTTGACCCAGGACAGATGGCAAAGGTCTCCAATCAAGATCAGGAAGTATTCATTAGTGATAATTGAATTACTTTCGTATAAGGAGAATGCAAGGCTGAGGGTGACCTAGACCCACAGTGGTCAACTCAGAGGAACTGATCTAAAACAGTGAATGGACATTCACTATCACTAagttccaaatggcacactattccctatatagtgccctacttttgaccagagcccctatgGGGCTTACCAATAGTGAATGTCAAGTTTCAATGTAGCAGCGTTTTGAGCCCTGTGGGTCTAGGCAGACTTAATGTTGAATGTCGAGGATCTGACCTGTTGACTGGAACACCCCGGGATTGCAGCCGCAGTATCGCGAGGCAAACGCCTCCATCATCCGGTCAATCTTCTGAGCCTCACCAGGAAGACGGAAACTCCACAGGAACTGCCTGcaacagacagagagcagaaacATTCAGACACTTCATCGAACACAGATGAACAATTAACTTTCATCATCAGTATTGAGTGTATACCATATAGAGTCTGTTTTTATATAGAAATGACTCCATCAGTCCCTTTATAAAACCAGTTTTGTTTAGTTTGTTCCCTGTTAGATGATGGAAACATGCAGCTCACCTTAAGGCCTGGACGAGGTTGAGGTCAGCAAACTCATGGAGCTCTACGAACGCCTGCAGCACCTTGAGGTTAAACTCATCTCTGGGGACACAAGGACAGGTATTCCAATCAGGAAGTGGTTTTTTTTCTCAAGGCATTTTTCCAAAGCAAAGAATGGTAATATTATCAAGGGAATATCCCAAACATTTCCTGGAGAAGAGATTGAATAGTTCCACACACACAGGTTGAGCCCAGAAGGGAAAAACAATATTTccactgcaaatgttttattttgccCAAGCAGATGCCTTTTCCTTTGAATTTCAGAAAAATTTTCTGCCTTCATTGATATACAAAACAACTCAGCAAGAGTCTGGAAGAAATCTTAACAGCTGGCCTATTGAAATGGATCCCAATACCTTGAGGTGCTGAGCTAATGAAGCTTGACATGGTCAAGGATGCATTTGATTGATGAAAAACAATCCAACAGAATCCACACAGTCTTTTGTGAGAGAGATTTGTTGAAGACAGTCAACATCACCTTTGAATCATAGTGGCCTGTGGTCCTCGGATGTTGTTTATTGAACATccaattgaatgttcctgaggctGACAACTCATTGTATTATGTATCGCTCATAAACTTCAGAAGGAAACCAAACTCAGGAAAGTTTTCCAAGTAAATAAGAGTTGCTGTGTGTACAAAGAGAGACATATCTGAGAAAGCAGGATTACTAACACATTACCAAAGATCCTGCCCGATTGTGTCATTTAAGACAGAtccgcccactctctctctctctctctatccctctctcgctctctttctctccattaaatCTGTAATTACAGTGTGTGTAATGATAGGTTCCAGATCCTCCCGTAAACTCAATTAGGACTAAATGCTAAGTATAGCCGCCCCACCAATGTTTACAGTTATTTCCACTGAGTGGGCTGGCTCTTTGATCATTCCCGCTGGGTTTAGAGGCGGGAACAGTGGAGGACGTTTGGGGGATCATAGATTTAACATCTAGACTCTTAATATTGACGACTGACTCCAACACACCCACGTCtggcacacactggcacacacatacacatctgatgcaaacacacacacacacacacacacacacacacgtctgatgcaaacacacacacacacctgatgcaaacacacacacacacacacacacacgtgtgatacaaacacacacagtctgatgcaaacacgcaaacacacacacacacacacgtttgatgcaaacacacacacacacacacacgtctgatacaaacacacacacacagtctgatacaaatacacacacacacagtctgatgcaaacacacacacacacacacacacacacacacacacacacacacacacagtctgatgcaaacacacacacacacacagtctgcgtCACACTGCACATCTCTTTCAATACATAGACTCTCtccattcatctattcctcctgTTTTTCATATAACCTAACCTCCTGGTCTTTCACTTCTGAGATCATCTGAAGCTGCCAACAATGTTGTCTTTAAGTCCTTTAAACTGCCGTATCTCTAGTCCCAAGCTGACGCCCCTCTGTTAGCTGACATTGTGTTTCTGGGTTGAGTTGTTTTTTATTGCTACGCAGGTGTCCACAGTGAGCTGGCATAAGCGGGGGAGACGAGACCAGAGACACCCACGACGACTCGTTGCCAAGGTGATTTGTATTCCGAGGGAACCTGGTGGCCACTTTCATCAATAAATCCAGACCATAATATCCCACAAGGATGGCCTTAGATTCGCCAAGCGAATGGACTAATCACGCGGTGGACATAAATCTGCAGCGCGGCTTTGGGAGCACGACAGGGAGGGAAAACAGTTTCTCTACTAGGTAGATAGATAGGATGGCTTACCGCTCCCCTAAGTAGTCTCCGATAACAGTCTTGTTCAGGCCCTCACCCTTGTAGAGGAACTGAGAGATGTCTTCTGGGGTGTGCTGCAGAAGGTCGTTCTCCAGGAGAAACTGGATCCCCTGGAAACAAGATGGACGACAGACAGTGGGCTGTTTATCTCAATCAAGGGTGAATGATTGTAGCAGAGCAGTATATCACAGGGTTCCATTACTGGACAACACCCAGAAAACCAGGACTGAAATAAAAGACTTGAGGTCATGCATGCAAACGTGAACATAGCTTTTCAATATACTGGACACAGCACCACCAAAAGCTATCACAAGGCGGAATAAAATACTTAAGACGTGGCCATCCCTGAACCCCGAAGCTCTAGTTATACACATAAACATGAAAATACCTTCTTAGGATCCATGTTGAATTTCTTCCTCCCCATGGCGATTTGTTTGTTCCTCTGTGTTGTTTTGCTGTGAGACATGAAATGGAAGGAAAGCCATGAAAAACCTACAATACAACCAAGCAACCTCTCCTACAAAAACATGAATATTTCTTTACATGTAAAAAGCCACAGGTGCCTTTTTAACCTTCATCTGTTCGAACACCTGTGACCCATTAGTGCCTGTGACCCATTGAGCCAGATTTAAGACATGTCCTTTCTCACCGGAGATAACACTAGGGATCAACTAGTGATGGGAAACGAAGCAGGCTGATGGTGATAGATGAGATTATAAGGTAGTTCTGTCACATTTTGGTTGTGGAAATTAGATATGGTTCATTGGCTAAGGTTGATTGAAAGCACTGCACAGAATTCTTCACTATTCAAGTTAGAACAGTGAAAAACAAATTCAAGCACCAGTGAATGAGACCATGGGCTGTTCACTCACCTTTCTCCTACACACGTTAGTTGCTCAATCTCAGTCATGACTTCAGCGATCTCAAACTTCAAGCGCTGAGAGGGGAAGAAAAATAAATAGAATTGGATTCTTGGAATAGGCTGTATTCTGAGAAAACTCTTCATGAGTGAAAGCAGTACTGTACAAGAACATACATTGAATGAACAGAGACACTGACAGTGATCCAAAATAGTAATTCTGAGAAAATGATAGAGGCTACAGATGTAGAATATTAAATTTGACACGTTTCTCactgcaggaaaataatcctgcagcaacaggacatgataactattgtgtggattataattaatggacatttttgtagagaTTGATAAATTTTTTGTCAGGGCAAATCGatggacattttaaagtggaaattacaaactttataaGTCTTTTTAAAcgttgaatacactacaagtttgcatttcctgcggtGCAGAACATTTCTTGCAACAACAGTATAATCAAATTaaggtcctacatctgtacacgAGCACGTCAGAAAAATACAATACACTCTTCCTCAAAGCTTTCCCAGCTACTAAGCCGAGGCAAAGCAACTTCAAGGCTACCCACTTCAATATCATCCAGCAGCTCTCTCTTCCTCCGCCGGATGTTTGACAGCTCACCCCTCTCTTCCAGTGAGAGATCCTGAGGTACTAGAAGAGAGAGATCACAGGGAGAGAAACATCCTAGTCTTACTGCCGATGCATCTTGTTACACTACGCGTCACACACATCAAAGCAGATACATTTGTCTTAATTAGTGAAAAAAAGGTGAATGGTCTTAACTATTCCACATGAAAGTGTTTTCTGACCCTTTTTAATGCTCGGGAATATTCTATTAATAAAACCAATCCAGATTAAGTTTCCGTTCATTAAAAGCGAATTTGGTAAATTAACGCAACCGTCGCCCTCGACTCTTTAACCGCCCAAGGGCTTAGAGCTGAGGTGAAGCGAACACGAgtgccctcgctctctctctctcgatccccctttctctttcatccctctctctatccctctcttccccatctctatccctctctccccatctttatccctctctccccatctctctccatctttatccctctctccccatctctccccatctttatccctctctctccatctttatccccctctccccatctctctccatctttatccccctctctctttctctctctcagtgaaaCCACCAGAGAAGGGTCACTGTGATCCGACTTCATTAACCCAGCTAAGAGCCAGCTAGATAGGCTATACACCCACTAAATCTCTCTTCATAAAGCAGGAACATGAAAAGCCTGATATCACTGCCAAGCCACTGCGTATAGATACTGTggaaacatacagtatttacTTCACAGTTTCCCTTTATACAGAACCGAATAACATTACTAGTGAACTAAAGCCATGTCTTGCCAATGAAATAACATGGGAGCCTAGCTCAAGAGATGCCCAGTGCTAATTTAGCAGTTGGCAACTAGAGTTCTTACAAGAGGTGCTCAGGGGTCTAAACACTGATCGCAGCAATGATATTAATAAGACTAACAATTAAacaaaagcctgtgtaaagtatttttttttaattgtattaaacttttatttaactagtcaagtcaaaAGGACTGTTCCCTTAACTATTTTATGTAATCCTATGTTGCACTGTGTGTCCGGGGGTCAGGtagtgagacagagagccagTTCAGGATTTCCTCCTGGTTCACTGTGCTGCTGTCTGTGTTGCTCTATGACAATAGAAGGGATGTGGAGCTGCAATAATCACTGACTGGAGTTCAACATCCAAATAGAGACAATAATTAGCTGGCTAACCTCGGGGTTAACCTCGCTTTGGTTATACAACCTAAGTGGAACTGTGACTGAATGTGATGCAATTAGTTTCAAGTTCAAGTTGACGCAGCTCTCAATTGAGAAATGGCTAAAGTTATTCTTTGAAGTGGCACAATGTTATCTATGATAGGAAATGTCTGCTCATTTCAATTTGGCCTATTTCAAAGCAGAAATGTACAGAATTTTTCTTATTATTACCAAGAACACAAGAAATATCAAATCCTGTTTTCCAGAAACCCATTTGAGTCTATTTCTATAATAATGTGCGTCATCGACTCAACGCATTTTAGATTATTGCTTTTTACAGCAAATATATTTCGACTTATGTAATTTGCTTGTTGGATGGATGATATTCTGCATAGAGAGAACATAGCCTGGTTTTTCCCCTGCCTGAGACAAGAGGTTCTAATATGTCTCCTGGTTAATAGGACCGTCTGGGTAAATTCATCTGGCTGATTACTATCTGATTCATCATGGATGTTAATGAGAAGGTGTATGGGAGCTAGCCTGGTTAAACCTGACTGAACACTGCTCAGGCTGAGCACACCACACGAGTGCAGCATTCCGTCTGAGCTCCCTTCAGAAGCCTCCCTACACCACATCTGCTCTGACCATTATATCACCCTGCAAAACACACCTACATCTATCAGATCAACAGGGAAACAAGCACGGCAAAAGCAGGGAAGGTACATTTAAAATGGGTAATAAATGTACCCTTCTGGTCCAGTGGTGGTGGACATTAAACATTAAGATAGGGTAGGGGGTCTACAAATTAGATTGCTATTACAATCCACCCTGGCAACCGCCCTCTGACTAATCCAGGAAATTAGTTTAGTAGAGTCTCCAGTtggcagacagagaaagagtcatTTGTGAATCTAACAGGGTCCAGAGCTCTGACAGTCACAACAACTGAATGGTTCCTTTATCAACAAAACAAGTCTTCATCAGTCTTACTTTTAGCAGTCATTAATGTCTATTCACCAGTCTGTATTCCACCTGTTTACACCGTCTAGGTGCCAcaggtacactaccgttcaaaagtttagggtcgcttagaaatgtccttgtttttgaaagaaaagcacagtgcaaactggctctaaccagaatagaaagaggggtgggaggccccggtggacaactgagcaagaggacaagtacattagagtgtctagtttgagaaacagacacctcacaagtcctcaactggcagcttcattaaatagtacctgcaaaacaccagtctcaacgtcaacagtgaagaggcgactccgggatgctggccttctaggcagtgttgcaaagaaaaaggcatatcttagactggccaataaaaagaaaagattaagatgggcaaaagaacacagacactggacagaggaactctgccagcatcccggagttgcctcttcactgttgaagttgagactggtgctttttgggtactatttaatgaagctgccagttgaggacttgtgaggcatctgtttctcaaactagacactctaatgtacttgtcctcttgcacagttgtgcaccggggcctccaactcctctttctattctggttagggccagtttgtgctgttcagtgaagggaatagtacacagcgttgtacgagatctacagtttcttggcaatttcttgcatggaatagccttaatttctcagaacaagaatagacttacgagtttcagaagaaaggtctttgtttctggccattttgagcctgtaatcgaaccagcaaatgctgatgctccagatactcaactagtctaaaggccagttttgttgcttctttaatcaaaaaactgttttcagctgtgctaacataattgcaaaagggttttctaatgatcaattagccttttaaaatgataaacttggattagctaacacaacgtgccattggaacacaggagtgatggttgctgataatgggcctctgtacgcccatgtagatattccattaaaaatcagctgtttccagctacaatagtcatttacaacattaacaatgtctacactgtatttctgatcaatttgatattattttaatggacaaaaaaaaatgcttttctttcaaaaacaagtacatttctaagtgaccccaaacttttgaactgtagtgtatgtCAACACAGTTTTATGTGAATCTCAAATTGATTTGAGAGTTGCAGTTGAGTGCCACTGAAATAGCTACACATCTACTCTGTCAAATCTACTCCAGTGAGTGGAGTGACAGGTTGGGTTGAGCAGGTGCAAAAATGGCACCAGGGGGCAGGGGTTAAATAAACTCCAACATGAGCACCACAGAGCAGAGCCTCTATAAATCTAtaaataaccctaaccctctataaATTTACCCCCAAAACAAATCCC from Salmo salar chromosome ssa28, Ssal_v3.1, whole genome shotgun sequence carries:
- the LOC106589589 gene encoding cytohesin-3; amino-acid sequence: MDEDNQVPQDLSLEERGELSNIRRRKRELLDDIERLKFEIAEVMTEIEQLTCVGESKTTQRNKQIAMGRKKFNMDPKKGIQFLLENDLLQHTPEDISQFLYKGEGLNKTVIGDYLGERDEFNLKVLQAFVELHEFADLNLVQALRQFLWSFRLPGEAQKIDRMMEAFASRYCGCNPGVFQSTDTCYVLSFAIIMLNTSLHNPNVRDKPPVERFISMNRGINEGGDLPEELLRNLFDSIKNEPFKIPEDDGNDLTHTFFNPDREGWLLKLGGRVKTWKRRWFILTDNCLYYFEYTTDKEPRGIIPLENLSIREVDEPRKPNCFELYNPNHKGSLIKACKTEADGRVVEGNHTVYRISAPTTEEKEEWIKSIKASISRDPFYDMLATRKRRIANKK